One Brassica napus cultivar Da-Ae chromosome C4, Da-Ae, whole genome shotgun sequence genomic region harbors:
- the LOC106396563 gene encoding uncharacterized protein LOC106396563, with the protein MASRKPKAKAVNRQSVRHQSHSHPLRVFKAKEDGETVCSGCELELTGQAFKCTKSDCDYLLHKSCFDLPGETSHKSHQDHPLNLLYSPPDDESVYTCNACDQYGSGFTYHCSNCKYNLHVGCASLPETVEREDHEHPLILLYCTSCKGREDTAFICSVCEETVLEDLWVYYCRECDYGTHVYSCAAYEDQESNEEEEGEASTSPASRIKSLMKAQDEMAAMQLEARIMNDANEAALDLWDQPKRRYYW; encoded by the coding sequence ATGGCTTCAAGAAAACCAAAGGCCAAAGCGGTTAATCGTCAATCCGTGAGGCACCAGAGTCACAGCCATCCATTGCGTGTCTTTAAAGCCAAAGAAGACGGTGAGACAGTTTGCTCAGGATGCGAGCTCGAGCTGACCGGGCAAGCTTTCAAGTGCACAAAGTCCGATTGCGATTACTTATTGCACAAGTCATGTTTCGACCTTCCTGGTGAGACCAGTCACAAGTCTCACCAGGACCACCCTTTGAACTTGCTTTATTCCCCACCAGATGACGAATCCGTCTACACTTGCAACGCATGTGACCAGTACGGTTCTGGATTCACTTACCATTGCTCTAACTGCAAGTACAATCTCCATGTGGGATGTGCGTCTCTCCCTGAAACCGTAGAGCGCGAAGATCATGAACATCCACTCATTCTTCTTTATTGCACATCGTGTAAAGGTCGTGAAGACACGGCCTTCATTTGCAGCGTTTGcgaagagaccgttttggaagATCTATGGGTGTATTACTGCAGAGAATGTGACTATGGAACACATGTATATTCATGTGCGGCATACGAAGATCAAGAATCAAAtgaggaggaagaaggagaagctAGTACTTCTCCAGCTTCTAGGATAAAGTCGTTGATGAAGGCTCAGGACGAGATGGCAGCTATGCAGCTAGAGGCACGTATTATGAATGATGCGAACGAGGCTGCGCTTGATCTTTGGGATCAACCAAAGCGGAGATACTATTGGTGA
- the LOC106396562 gene encoding uncharacterized protein LOC106396562: MSSSTSVQGEIMDLDLDLNQEPDSPPGLITEISPWLTELETAHERIEDRLRQLEAIVSRIRERAATVTTAAATPSPAPALIPPRDSTAGVIHERSRERLVENDDKTYLIAKALNMERTTSVPGGYFDCNICLEKAEDPILTCCGHLFCWGCFYQLPFIYLNIKECPVCDGEVTDTEVIPIYGNGEDDNDGSSKAKREECGIRLPPRPNAKRVESIRQKIINRGNPFIPGPETLEHIRRTIDSIGGLQALAEGHEFGLTNIVTTGGGGNNRAVRNRLRLLSSFPGLVVDSSEMPPPTSDDAAAAAAAFDVDSFVDTTTPSLRTNRRRSSRIAEISPSPSPAVRASIRRNQSGSAAGSSSSPRDFAVAGFGFGSREVATSDSSSSRRRTEDVNNGPRTRSRRRLG; this comes from the coding sequence ATGTCATCATCGACTAGTGTTCAAGGAGAGATAATGGATCTTGATCTTGATCTGAACCAAGAACCAGACTCTCCACCCGGTTTAATCACAGAGATCTCTCCATGGCTAACCGAGCTAGAAACCGCTCACGAGCGGATCGAAGACCGTCTAAGACAGCTCGAAGCCATAGTTTCACGAATCAGGGAACGTGCAGCAACAGTCacaacagcagcagcaacaCCATCGCCAGCACCTGCTTTAATACCTCCTAGAGACTCAACGGCAGGTGTCATACACGAGCGTTCTAGAGAGAGACTTGTCGAGAACGACGACAAGACTTATCTGATAGCAAAGGCCTTGAACATGGAGAGAACAACCTCTGTCCCCGGCGGCTACTTTGACTGCAACATATGCTTAGAGAAAGCCGAAGATCCGATCTTAACTTGCTGCGGTCACTTGTTCTGCTGGGGATGCTTCTACCAGCTGCCATTCATTTACCTTAACATCAAAGAATGTCCTGTCTGCGACGGGGAAGTGACTGACACCGAGGTGATTCCTATATACGGTAATGGAGAAGATGATAATGATGGTAGTAGTAAAGCCAAGCGTGAGGAGTGTGGTATCCGCTTACCTCCAAGGCCTAATGCTAAAAGAGTTGAAAGCATCCGTCAAAAGATTATAAACCGGGGCAACCCGTTTATCCCGGGTCCTGAGACGCTGGAGCATATTAGAAGGACTATTGATTCTATTGGAGGGTTACAAGCTTTAGCTGAAGGGCATGAGTTTGGTTTGACCAACATAGTAACCACCGGAGGAGGAGGGAACAATCGTGCGGTGCGTAATCGTTTGAGGTTGTTGTCTTCTTTCCCGGGTCTTGTGGTAGATAGCTCGGAGATGCCGCCGCCAACGTCTGAtgatgctgctgctgctgctgctgcttttGATGTTGATAGTTTTGTTGATACAACAACGCCTAGTTTGAGGACTAACCGTCGTAGGTCTTCTCGTATTGCTGAGATtagtccttctccttctcctgcAGTACGTGCTTCTATTCGTAGGAACCAAAGTGGTAGTGCTGCAGGTTCATCATCTTCGCCTAGAGATTTTGCTGTTGCcgggtttggttttggttctaGAGAAGTGGCTACTTCAGATTCGTCATCGTCTAGGAGGAGAACTGAAGATGTAAACAATGGACCTCGCACCAGGTCTAGAAGGAGGCTAGGCTGA
- the LOC106390764 gene encoding protein N-terminal asparagine amidohydrolase yields the protein MIYVDGVLFPDENSSSSLSSSSQGSSLLLDVMTHPVIISASESFKNLEEQRVTESCSRKDRYVYIFQREYAVVNPALVDFVGMDEATTCVGLVIRNRKSGVTSIAHMDSPKVVDLGISQMLSLVMEDDSDAEIDVHMVGGYEDVDLKNANGGGDYAKPEGYSFPLCCKLVETLQKRRENFHIKTLFILGNNTKLDAQGNACPIFNGCLVNTSTGDIVPASFNRSSRCPDELVRRIRVSASFDDPSWRGKLLDTYDTKNDRFIIEPCSWTMRLVEYVWELNQLPDEEILVNCSTSPSAEGPDFIDNERRIWKYLLKYPEWSKTFPKRQPRVFERTANGSWNSVF from the exons ATGATCTACGTCGACGGAGTGCTATTTCCAGATGAAAACAGctcatcttctctctcttcttcatcgcAG GGAAGCAGCTTGCTTCTCGATGTAATGACACATCCTGTCATAATCTCAGCTTCTGAATCATTCAAGAATCTCGAGGAACAGAGAGTTACAGAGAGCTGCTCAAGAAAAGACAGATATGTTTACATATTCCAAAGAGAATATGCTGTTGTGAATCCAGCTCTTGTTGAT TTTGTTGGCATGGACGAAGCAACAACTTGTGTAGGACTTGTTATCCGTAACAGAAAATCTGGAGT CACTTCTATTGCGCACATGGATTCACCAAAAGTTGTGGACTTGGGGATAAGCCAGATGTTGTCATTGGTTATGGAGGATGACAGTGACGCCGAGATAGAT GTACATATGGTTGGTGGATATGAAGATGTGGATTTAAAA AATGCTAATGGTGGTGGTGACTATGCCAAACCAGAGGGTTACTCATTTCCTTTGTGTTGCAAATTAGTAGAAACTCtacagaagagaagagaaaactttcacattaaaacattatttattctTGGCAACAATACCAAGCTGGATGCTCAAGGGAACGCGTGCCCCATTTTTAATGGATGCCTG GTGAATACCTCCACCGGTGATATTGTCCCAGCCAGTTTCAACAGATCTTCTAGATGTCCGGATGAGCTTGTTCGTAGAATCAGAGTGTCGGCATCATTCGATGATCCTAGCTGGAGGGGAAAGTTACTTGACACATATGACACAAAAAATGATAGATTCATCATCGAACCATGCTCCTg GACAATGCGGCTGGTTGAATACGTTTGGGAACTTAATCAGCTTCCTGATGAAGAGATTCTTGTTAACTGTTCCACCTCACCTTCTGCTGAAGGTCCAGATTTCATAGACAACGAGAGAAG GATTTGGAAGTATTTACTAAAATATCCAGAATGGAGCAAAACCTTCCCAAAGAGACAACCACGTGTGTTTGAAAGGACTGCCAATGGAAGCTGGAACTCCGTGTTTTGA